The following proteins come from a genomic window of Dermacentor albipictus isolate Rhodes 1998 colony chromosome 8, USDA_Dalb.pri_finalv2, whole genome shotgun sequence:
- the LOC135909739 gene encoding cytochrome P450 3A21-like, producing the protein MHTLLNLPYTNQVISETLRMYPPLVTLIARGADEDFQCGKYLIKKGMSIMSPTYQLHYDPQYWTNPEKFDPERFRPENKHLVNPIAYQPYGLGLRMCIGHRLALVELPSVTAQVLRHFRITLGPSQAPELELDTYAVLSVPKEKVWVEIHKLNKVK; encoded by the exons ATGCACACCCTCTTGAATCTTCCTTACACAAACCAGGTCATATCTGAGACACTTCGGATGTATCCGCCACTTGTCAC GCTCATTGCGCGAGGAGCGGACGAGGATTTTCAATGTGGCAAGTACCTCATCAAGAAAGGCATGTCGATTATGTCGCCCACTTACCAACTGCACTATGACCCTCAGTACTGGACCAACCCAGAAAAGTTCGACCCCGAAAG GTTCCGCCCGGAAAACAAGCACCTTGTCAACCCCATCGCCTACCAACCCTACGGTCTCGGTTTGCGCATGTGCATCGGCCACCGCCTTGCACTGGTCGAGCTTCCTTCGGTCACTGCTCAAGTCTTGCGGCATTTTCGCATCACTCTGGGACCCAGTCAGGCG CCCGAATTGGAGCTGGATACTTACGCAGTTCTCTCAGTGCCTAAGGAAAAGGTATGGGTGGAAATACACAAgctaaacaaagtgaaataa